Proteins from a single region of Verrucosispora sp. NA02020:
- a CDS encoding O-antigen ligase, producing the protein MFGLVPIWWLAGFFYLGWPLLGALLFVLLVTRGRVPLPPATGIWLLFLAIVLVSVTQLQSPVSLLTFALRLGFYLTAVVVGVYVYAVARERPDQTAVLVPLCAFWFGLVVLGWLGVMVPRFEMTTPVEVLLPGGVSGTPFINDMVHLATAEYSARSLNPIFRPAAPFAYTNNYGSAYAITLPCVVAFTMLRRRGLLRWALLASLPLSLVPAFLTLNRAMFLSLGAGLAVLGLRAALRGNVRVAASIVGVVLVGGLVTLFIPVTELIGNRVESSDTNTDRFSLYSEVLRRVGDSPWLGYGAPVNVDTVSADAPIGTQGQLWMVLFSHGVPALLCFLAWFVVAAFVCARATSAAGQWLSIVPVVCLVQVPFYGMANQNLAVAFFAVGFAMALTEREVHRADRRSRPRPRPAVRPT; encoded by the coding sequence ATGTTCGGGCTGGTGCCGATCTGGTGGCTAGCCGGATTCTTCTATCTCGGCTGGCCGCTGCTGGGCGCGTTGCTGTTCGTGCTGCTGGTCACCCGAGGGCGGGTGCCGTTGCCGCCGGCCACCGGGATCTGGCTGCTGTTCCTGGCCATCGTGCTGGTCAGCGTCACCCAGTTGCAGTCGCCGGTGTCGTTGCTGACCTTCGCCCTGCGGCTGGGCTTCTACCTCACCGCGGTGGTGGTCGGCGTCTACGTCTACGCGGTCGCCCGGGAACGCCCCGACCAGACCGCCGTCCTGGTGCCGCTCTGCGCGTTCTGGTTCGGGCTGGTCGTGCTGGGCTGGCTGGGTGTGATGGTGCCGAGGTTCGAGATGACCACGCCGGTCGAGGTGCTGCTGCCGGGCGGGGTGTCCGGCACCCCGTTCATCAACGACATGGTGCACCTGGCCACCGCCGAGTACAGCGCCCGGTCGTTGAACCCGATCTTCCGGCCGGCGGCACCCTTCGCGTACACCAACAACTACGGCAGCGCGTACGCGATCACGCTGCCCTGCGTGGTCGCCTTCACGATGCTGCGCCGACGGGGGCTGCTGCGCTGGGCGCTGCTCGCCTCGCTGCCGCTGTCGCTGGTGCCGGCCTTCCTCACGCTCAACCGCGCGATGTTCCTCAGCCTCGGCGCCGGCCTGGCCGTGCTCGGCCTGCGCGCCGCGTTGCGCGGCAACGTCCGGGTGGCGGCCTCGATCGTCGGCGTGGTGCTGGTCGGTGGCCTGGTCACGCTCTTCATCCCGGTGACCGAGTTGATCGGGAACCGGGTCGAGTCCAGCGACACCAACACCGACCGGTTCTCGCTCTACTCGGAGGTGTTGCGCCGGGTGGGCGACTCACCGTGGCTGGGCTACGGCGCCCCGGTGAACGTCGACACCGTCTCCGCCGACGCGCCGATCGGCACCCAGGGCCAGCTCTGGATGGTGCTGTTCAGTCACGGCGTACCCGCGCTGCTCTGCTTCCTCGCCTGGTTCGTCGTCGCCGCGTTCGTCTGTGCCCGCGCCACCTCGGCAGCCGGGCAGTGGCTCTCCATCGTCCCGGTGGTCTGCCTGGTGCAGGTGCCGTTCTACGGGATGGCCAACCAGAACCTCGCCGTCGCCTTCTTCGCGGTCGGCTTCGCGATGGCGCTCACCGAACGGGAGGTGCACCGCGCGGACAGGCGGTCCCGACCACGACCACGACCGGCGGTGCGACCGACATGA
- a CDS encoding lipopolysaccharide biosynthesis protein: MTVTTSSPAGDRPAGTDPGRDDGATETRRSVRSGVAGLVGAATSGLFGFVLAVVITRGYGTTGSGAFFAAIGVVTVAAAVCTLGAETGLMWALPRRRAGASGDAARVLPVALVPPLLFAVLIAIGGALLAGPLAGRLLGPEGESLLVVTFVAVPVVVAMNLLLAVVRCVRPIRSYVAVQFLLLPVARPALVGMALLVGGGLVAGMTGWLVPAAVGLLVCLMMVARPLGVGRGVRLRPEPTDWSTFWRFALPRAASAAIDAGSMWVGVLLTSALATQADAGVFGAVGRYVLAGQLAMQGLRVAVSPQLSRLLGRGERVAAAAVHRQLTTWGLVLSWPVYLLLAVFGPAFLALFGPEFTAGAAALTVLALAMLINTGVGNVQSLLLMGGRSGLHLAGALAGLVVTVGLGLVLIPAYGATGAALAWAAGIATENLTAVTCARLVVRQPLVDAGMLRAAAATVGGVGLASVAGLVVGGRGIPGLLVAVAVLAAGCVGLLTLPRVRRGIRATMVQIRGGSPQGTPPPPSKGR, from the coding sequence ATGACCGTCACCACCAGTTCCCCGGCCGGGGACCGGCCCGCCGGAACGGATCCGGGCCGGGACGACGGCGCGACCGAGACCCGGCGCAGCGTCCGCAGCGGTGTCGCCGGGCTGGTCGGCGCCGCCACCAGTGGCCTGTTCGGCTTCGTGCTGGCGGTCGTCATCACCCGGGGGTACGGCACGACCGGGTCCGGCGCGTTCTTCGCCGCGATCGGCGTGGTGACCGTCGCCGCCGCGGTCTGCACCCTGGGCGCGGAGACCGGGCTGATGTGGGCACTGCCCCGGCGCCGGGCCGGGGCGAGTGGCGACGCCGCCCGGGTGCTGCCGGTGGCCCTGGTGCCGCCGCTGCTGTTCGCGGTGCTGATCGCGATCGGTGGTGCGTTGCTCGCCGGTCCGCTGGCCGGGCGGCTGCTCGGGCCGGAGGGGGAGTCGCTGCTGGTGGTCACGTTCGTCGCGGTGCCGGTGGTGGTCGCGATGAACCTGCTGCTGGCCGTGGTGCGGTGCGTGCGCCCGATCCGCTCGTACGTGGCGGTGCAGTTCCTGCTGCTGCCGGTGGCCCGACCGGCGCTGGTCGGCATGGCGTTGCTGGTCGGCGGCGGGCTGGTCGCCGGCATGACGGGCTGGCTGGTGCCGGCCGCCGTCGGGTTGCTGGTCTGTCTGATGATGGTCGCCCGGCCGCTGGGCGTGGGTCGCGGCGTCCGGCTGCGTCCGGAGCCCACGGACTGGTCCACGTTCTGGCGGTTCGCGCTGCCTCGGGCCGCCTCCGCCGCGATCGACGCCGGCAGCATGTGGGTCGGCGTCCTGCTCACCTCGGCCCTGGCCACCCAGGCCGACGCCGGTGTCTTCGGCGCGGTCGGCCGGTACGTCCTCGCCGGGCAGTTGGCGATGCAGGGCCTGCGGGTGGCGGTCTCGCCGCAGTTGTCGCGGTTGCTCGGGAGGGGCGAGCGGGTCGCCGCGGCGGCCGTGCACCGGCAGTTGACCACCTGGGGGCTGGTGCTGTCCTGGCCGGTCTACCTGCTGCTCGCCGTGTTCGGACCGGCCTTCCTGGCGCTGTTCGGTCCCGAGTTCACCGCCGGTGCCGCCGCGTTGACCGTGCTCGCCCTGGCGATGCTGATCAACACCGGCGTCGGCAACGTGCAGAGCCTGCTGCTGATGGGTGGGCGCAGCGGCCTGCACCTGGCCGGCGCGCTGGCCGGACTGGTGGTCACCGTCGGTCTCGGCCTGGTGCTGATCCCCGCGTACGGCGCCACCGGCGCGGCCCTGGCCTGGGCGGCCGGCATCGCGACCGAGAACCTCACGGCGGTCACCTGCGCCCGGCTGGTGGTACGCCAGCCGTTGGTCGACGCGGGGATGCTGCGGGCGGCGGCGGCCACCGTCGGCGGCGTCGGGCTGGCCTCGGTCGCCGGCCTGGTGGTGGGCGGTCGGGGCATTCCCGGCCTCCTGGTGGCGGTGGCCGTGTTGGCCGCCGGCTGCGTCGGCTTGTTGACGTTACCCCGGGTGCGACGCGGCATCCGGGCGACCATGGTGCAGATTCGGGGCGGGTCGCCGCAGGGCACCCCGCCCCCGCCGTCGAAGGGCAGGTGA
- a CDS encoding sulfotransferase domain-containing protein, protein MSSIRDRVKQLVPTQVTNRVRESLVDYGVRTSDRRPLPDFLIIGTKRGGTTSLWNYLIQHPLVPRLFPAWNTKSSHYFEEHWGRGEAWYRSHFPTLRQREALESRHGGPVRVGEAAPLYMFHPLAAERVAALMPTVKLIVLLRDPVERAYSHWKERRTNGVEPLDFAAALAAEPERTAGERERLIAEPEYFSEPYDWHTYRARGRYLEHLEPWLDRFDRSQLLFLPSEDLYGDARATYRRTLDFLGLPAFDLPDFKVYNDRRSAPLEADLRAELTEYYRPHNEALRQRLGLSLDWPDRVA, encoded by the coding sequence GTGTCGTCCATCCGGGACCGGGTGAAGCAACTGGTGCCGACCCAGGTGACGAATCGGGTGCGGGAGAGCCTCGTCGACTACGGTGTCCGCACCAGCGACCGGCGTCCGCTGCCGGACTTCCTCATCATCGGGACCAAGCGGGGCGGGACCACCTCGCTGTGGAACTACCTCATCCAGCATCCGCTGGTGCCCCGGCTCTTCCCGGCCTGGAACACGAAGTCCTCGCACTACTTCGAGGAGCACTGGGGTCGCGGCGAGGCGTGGTACCGCTCGCACTTCCCGACCCTGCGCCAGCGGGAGGCGCTGGAGAGCCGCCACGGCGGCCCGGTCCGCGTCGGCGAGGCGGCACCGCTGTACATGTTCCATCCGCTGGCCGCCGAGCGGGTCGCCGCGCTGATGCCGACGGTGAAGCTGATCGTGCTGCTGCGGGACCCGGTCGAGCGGGCGTACTCGCACTGGAAGGAGCGGCGGACCAACGGCGTGGAGCCGCTGGACTTCGCCGCCGCGTTGGCCGCCGAGCCGGAGCGTACGGCGGGGGAGCGGGAGCGGTTGATCGCCGAGCCGGAGTACTTCAGCGAGCCGTACGACTGGCACACCTACCGGGCCCGGGGCCGCTACCTGGAGCACCTGGAGCCGTGGCTGGACCGGTTCGACCGTTCGCAGCTGCTCTTCCTGCCCAGCGAGGACCTGTACGGCGACGCACGGGCCACCTACCGCCGGACCCTGGACTTCCTCGGCCTGCCCGCTTTCGACCTGCCGGACTTCAAGGTCTACAACGACCGGCGGTCGGCACCGCTGGAGGCGGACCTGCGTGCCGAGCTGACCGAGTACTACCGCCCGCACAACGAGGCGCTGCGGCAGCGGCTGGGGCTGTCGCTCGACTGGCCGGACCGGGTCGCGTGA
- a CDS encoding UDP-N-acetylglucosamine--LPS N-acetylglucosamine transferase produces the protein MDEPGSDQQPVLLLVGSSGGHLAQLLALRPWYETWRRCWVTFDTPEAVSLLAGEDLVPAYHPTTRNVRNLLRNAVLAARVLRRRNVAAVVTTGAGVAVPFVVLARLRGIPTVYIEVYDRIDTPTLTARLCRPFLSAMLVQWEEQRRQYPEATVVGTLL, from the coding sequence ATCGACGAGCCCGGGTCCGACCAGCAGCCGGTGTTACTGCTGGTCGGTTCGAGTGGCGGGCACCTGGCCCAGCTGCTGGCCCTACGGCCCTGGTACGAGACGTGGCGACGGTGCTGGGTCACCTTCGACACCCCGGAGGCGGTGTCGCTGCTCGCCGGGGAGGACCTGGTGCCGGCGTACCATCCGACCACCCGCAACGTGCGCAACCTGCTGCGCAACGCGGTGCTGGCGGCCCGGGTGCTGCGGCGGCGCAACGTGGCGGCGGTGGTCACCACCGGGGCCGGCGTGGCCGTCCCGTTCGTGGTGCTCGCCCGGCTGCGCGGGATCCCGACCGTCTACATCGAGGTCTACGACCGGATCGACACGCCGACGCTGACCGCCCGGCTGTGCCGCCCGTTCCTGTCGGCGATGCTCGTGCAGTGGGAGGAGCAGCGCCGCCAGTACCCGGAGGCCACCGTCGTCGGGACGCTGCTGTGA
- a CDS encoding glycosyltransferase, whose translation MPAPRGPHPDGRTHVLVAVGTDKHPFDRLVDWLRDWHGEVAGEVVLTVQHGHTRADGLPDAVPFLGHAELQTAMAGADLVVCHGGPATILEARRHGHMPIVVPRDPTRGEHVDDHQLLFARRLGAAGLVALCESRQELLDALAAGRADRSRFAVTVDAEAVEGQRAAVRRVGTIVEELVAEAAQRRHRPWWRPWRGPGPNGRRNR comes from the coding sequence GTGCCCGCGCCGCGCGGGCCGCACCCGGACGGCCGCACCCACGTCCTGGTCGCGGTCGGCACCGACAAGCACCCCTTCGACCGGCTGGTCGACTGGCTGCGGGACTGGCACGGCGAGGTCGCCGGCGAGGTGGTGCTGACCGTGCAGCACGGGCACACCCGCGCCGACGGGCTGCCCGACGCGGTGCCGTTCCTCGGCCACGCCGAGCTGCAGACCGCGATGGCCGGGGCCGACCTGGTGGTCTGCCACGGCGGGCCGGCCACCATCCTGGAGGCGCGCCGGCACGGGCACATGCCGATCGTGGTGCCCCGCGACCCGACCCGGGGCGAGCACGTCGACGACCACCAGTTGCTGTTCGCCCGCCGGCTCGGTGCGGCCGGGCTGGTGGCGCTCTGCGAGTCCCGGCAGGAGCTGCTCGACGCGCTCGCCGCCGGTCGGGCCGACCGGTCCCGGTTCGCCGTGACGGTCGACGCCGAGGCGGTCGAGGGGCAGCGGGCCGCGGTCCGCCGGGTGGGGACCATCGTCGAGGAATTGGTGGCCGAGGCCGCGCAGCGGCGTCACCGGCCGTGGTGGCGGCCGTGGCGTGGGCCCGGTCCGAACGGAAGGCGGAACCGATGA
- a CDS encoding glycosyltransferase family 2 protein: MTSYPSVSAVVPTRDRPELLRAAVRAIVAQDYPGPVEVVVVYDQSEPDPSLVNLSGPDRTVRVVTNTRTPGLAGARNSGTLVATGELIAFCDDDDEWLPGKLLAQVDALNAVPGAEFVSCGIRVTYDGHTVERVLDRDSISLADLLRDRMTELHPSTFVIRAAALRDGFGLVDEEIPGSYAEDYEFLLRAARSAPLVNLRAPYVTVRWHKRSYFAQRWDTISEALQWLLERYPEFATQPAGEARVAGQIAFARAASGDRRGAVRWARRTIRRNPREPRAYLALAVAGRVVRADAVLRTLHKRGRGI, translated from the coding sequence ATGACCTCCTACCCGAGCGTGAGCGCCGTGGTGCCCACCCGGGATCGCCCCGAGCTGCTGCGGGCCGCGGTCCGCGCGATCGTGGCGCAGGACTATCCCGGCCCGGTCGAGGTGGTCGTGGTCTACGACCAGTCCGAGCCGGACCCGTCGCTGGTCAATCTCTCCGGCCCGGACCGGACGGTCCGCGTGGTGACCAACACCCGCACGCCGGGGCTGGCCGGGGCCCGCAACTCGGGCACGCTGGTGGCCACCGGTGAGCTGATCGCCTTCTGCGACGACGACGACGAGTGGCTGCCCGGGAAACTGCTGGCACAGGTCGACGCGCTGAACGCGGTGCCCGGCGCCGAGTTCGTCAGCTGCGGCATCCGGGTCACCTACGACGGGCACACCGTCGAGCGGGTGCTGGACCGCGACTCGATCAGCCTGGCCGACCTGCTGCGGGACCGGATGACCGAGCTGCACCCGTCGACCTTCGTGATCCGCGCGGCCGCGTTGCGCGACGGGTTCGGGCTGGTCGACGAGGAGATCCCGGGCAGCTACGCGGAGGACTACGAGTTCCTGCTCCGGGCCGCCCGTAGCGCCCCGCTGGTGAACCTGCGCGCCCCGTACGTGACGGTGCGCTGGCACAAGCGGTCGTACTTCGCCCAGCGCTGGGACACCATCTCCGAGGCGTTGCAGTGGTTGCTGGAGCGGTATCCGGAGTTCGCCACCCAGCCGGCGGGGGAGGCCCGGGTCGCCGGGCAGATCGCCTTCGCCCGAGCCGCCTCGGGGGACCGTCGCGGAGCGGTGCGCTGGGCCCGGCGCACCATCCGCCGCAACCCGCGCGAACCCCGGGCGTACCTGGCCCTGGCCGTGGCCGGACGGGTGGTCCGCGCCGACGCCGTGCTGCGCACGCTGCACAAGCGCGGCCGGGGCATCTGA
- the aroC gene encoding chorismate synthase, whose protein sequence is MLRWLTAGESHGPALVAMLEGVPAGIEVTSTEIAGELARRRLGYGRGARMAFEQDEIEIIGGLRHGVTLGSPVAMRVGNSEWPKWRTVMAADPVDPEELARQARNAPLTRPRPGHADLAGMQKYGHTDARPILERASARETAARVAVGTVAKALLRQALDVEIVSHVVELGPVAVKPGLRPRPEDAERIDADPLRCLDPEASARMVAEVDAAKKAADTLGGVVEVLAYGVPPGLGSHVQWDRKLDARLATALMSIQAIKGVEIGDGWQQARSRGSEAHDEIMPTATGVRRVTDRAGGLEGGITTGEPLRVKAAMKPISSLNRALATVDVTTGEPATAINQRSDVCAVPAAAVVAEAMVALVLAEAAVEKFGGDSIAEMRRNLTGYLDALVIR, encoded by the coding sequence GTGTTGCGCTGGTTGACCGCAGGGGAATCACACGGGCCCGCTCTCGTCGCGATGCTGGAGGGGGTGCCGGCCGGGATCGAGGTGACCTCCACCGAGATCGCCGGGGAGTTGGCGCGTCGCCGGCTCGGCTACGGCCGAGGTGCGCGAATGGCCTTCGAGCAGGACGAGATCGAGATCATCGGCGGCCTGCGTCATGGCGTGACGCTCGGTAGTCCGGTCGCGATGCGGGTCGGCAACTCCGAGTGGCCCAAGTGGCGCACCGTGATGGCCGCCGACCCGGTCGATCCGGAGGAGCTGGCCCGGCAGGCCCGCAACGCCCCGCTGACCCGGCCCCGGCCCGGTCACGCCGACCTGGCCGGCATGCAGAAGTACGGCCACACCGACGCCCGGCCGATCCTGGAGCGGGCCAGCGCGCGGGAGACCGCCGCCCGGGTGGCCGTCGGCACGGTGGCGAAGGCGCTGCTCCGTCAGGCCCTCGACGTCGAGATCGTCTCGCACGTGGTCGAGTTGGGTCCGGTCGCCGTCAAGCCGGGGCTGCGTCCCCGGCCCGAGGACGCCGAGCGCATCGACGCCGACCCGCTGCGCTGCCTCGACCCGGAGGCGAGTGCCCGGATGGTCGCCGAGGTCGACGCCGCGAAGAAGGCCGCCGACACCCTCGGCGGCGTGGTCGAGGTGCTGGCGTACGGCGTACCGCCGGGCCTGGGCAGCCACGTGCAGTGGGACCGCAAGCTCGACGCCCGACTGGCCACCGCGCTGATGTCGATCCAGGCGATCAAGGGTGTGGAGATCGGCGACGGCTGGCAGCAGGCCCGGTCCCGGGGCTCCGAGGCCCACGACGAGATCATGCCCACCGCCACCGGCGTCCGGAGGGTCACCGACCGGGCCGGCGGGCTGGAGGGCGGCATCACCACCGGTGAACCGCTGCGGGTGAAGGCCGCGATGAAGCCGATCTCCTCGCTGAACCGCGCCCTGGCCACGGTGGACGTGACCACCGGCGAACCGGCCACCGCGATCAACCAGCGCTCCGACGTCTGCGCGGTGCCCGCCGCCGCCGTCGTCGCCGAGGCGATGGTGGCGCTGGTGCTGGCCGAGGCGGCGGTGGAGAAGTTCGGTGGCGACTCGATCGCCGAGATGCGGCGTAACCTGACCGGCTACCTCGACGCGCTGGTGATCCGGTGA
- a CDS encoding shikimate kinase, protein MTAPTRPVCVLVGAPGSGKTTVGQGLAEALGVEFRDTDADIERLAGKPIPEIFLDEGEAHFRALERAAVAAALASCSGVLALGGGAVLAEENRAALVGHRVVHLSVELPDAVKRVGLGAGRPLLAINPRATLKHLMDQRRPLYTEVATHTVVTDGRTPEEIVAEIAQLLRTEG, encoded by the coding sequence GTGACCGCTCCGACCCGCCCGGTCTGCGTCCTGGTCGGCGCACCCGGCTCGGGCAAGACCACCGTCGGGCAGGGGCTGGCGGAAGCGCTCGGGGTCGAGTTCCGCGACACCGACGCCGACATCGAACGGCTCGCCGGCAAGCCGATCCCGGAGATCTTCCTCGACGAGGGGGAGGCGCACTTCCGCGCCCTGGAACGCGCCGCGGTGGCGGCGGCACTGGCCTCCTGCTCCGGCGTGCTCGCCCTGGGCGGTGGCGCGGTGCTCGCCGAGGAGAACCGGGCCGCGCTGGTCGGGCACCGGGTCGTGCACCTCTCCGTCGAGTTGCCCGACGCGGTCAAGCGGGTCGGTCTCGGTGCCGGACGGCCGCTGCTGGCGATCAACCCCCGGGCCACCCTGAAACACCTGATGGACCAGCGCCGGCCGCTCTACACCGAGGTGGCCACCCACACGGTCGTGACCGACGGCCGGACGCCGGAGGAGATCGTCGCCGAGATCGCGCAGCTGCTGCGCACGGAGGGTTAG
- the aroB gene encoding 3-dehydroquinate synthase → MDEVTRIPVGGERPYDVLVGRDLLDTLPGLLPDATRVAVLHTAALKESADAIGTRLAASGVTPLAIEVPDAEAGKHVDVAAHCWDRLGEAGFTRTDAVVGLGGGAVTDLAGFVAACWLRGVRWVPVATSLLGMVDAAVGGKTGINTAAGKNLVGAFHPPVGVLADLATLDSLPPVELAAGMAEVVKCGFIADPAILDLVEQAPAAATDPTGPVVRELIERAIRVKADVVAGDLRESGVREVLNYGHTLAHAIEKAEGYRWRHGHAVAVGLVYAAELARLAGRLDESTARRHRDVVTALGLPTEYPADAWPGLLATMRVDKKTRGSRLRFVVLDGLARPAILEGPDDDLLREAYRAVSP, encoded by the coding sequence ATGGACGAGGTGACCCGGATCCCGGTCGGCGGCGAACGGCCGTACGACGTCCTCGTCGGGCGGGACCTGCTCGACACGCTGCCGGGGCTGCTGCCCGACGCGACCCGGGTGGCGGTGCTGCACACCGCGGCGCTCAAGGAGTCGGCCGACGCGATCGGCACCCGGCTGGCCGCGTCCGGTGTGACGCCGCTCGCCATCGAGGTGCCGGACGCCGAGGCCGGCAAGCACGTCGACGTGGCGGCACACTGCTGGGACCGGCTCGGTGAGGCCGGCTTCACCCGTACCGACGCGGTCGTCGGGTTGGGTGGCGGCGCCGTCACCGACCTGGCCGGCTTCGTGGCGGCCTGCTGGCTGCGCGGGGTCCGCTGGGTGCCGGTGGCCACCTCGCTGCTCGGCATGGTCGACGCGGCGGTCGGCGGCAAGACCGGCATCAACACCGCCGCCGGCAAGAACCTGGTGGGTGCCTTCCACCCGCCGGTCGGGGTGCTGGCCGACCTGGCCACGCTGGACAGCCTGCCCCCGGTCGAGTTGGCCGCCGGAATGGCCGAGGTGGTCAAGTGCGGCTTCATCGCCGATCCGGCCATCCTCGACCTGGTCGAGCAGGCACCGGCGGCGGCCACCGACCCGACCGGCCCGGTCGTCCGGGAACTCATCGAACGCGCGATCCGCGTGAAGGCCGATGTGGTCGCCGGAGACCTGCGCGAGTCGGGCGTACGCGAGGTGCTCAACTACGGGCACACCCTCGCCCACGCGATCGAGAAGGCCGAGGGGTACCGCTGGCGGCACGGTCACGCGGTCGCGGTCGGCCTGGTGTACGCCGCCGAACTGGCCCGGCTGGCCGGCCGGCTGGACGAGTCCACCGCCCGCCGGCACCGCGACGTGGTGACCGCACTCGGCCTGCCCACCGAGTACCCGGCCGACGCCTGGCCCGGGCTGCTGGCCACGATGCGGGTCGACAAGAAGACCCGGGGCAGCCGGCTGCGGTTCGTGGTGCTCGACGGGCTGGCCCGCCCGGCCATCCTCGAAGGCCCCGACGACGACCTGCTCCGTGAGGCATACCGGGCGGTATCCCCATGA
- the aroQ gene encoding type II 3-dehydroquinate dehydratase → MKVYVLNGPNLGRLGTRQVDVYGVTSYADLVELCESTGRELGLSVTVRQTDAEHELLGWLHDAADEGAAVVLNPAAWSHYSIAVRDACALLRAPLVEVHISNIHAREEFRHHSVVSAVATGVICGLGVDGYRLALHHLATHLDQDG, encoded by the coding sequence ATGAAGGTCTACGTGCTCAACGGGCCGAATCTGGGGCGGCTGGGCACGCGTCAGGTCGACGTCTACGGCGTGACCAGCTACGCCGACCTGGTCGAGCTCTGCGAGTCGACCGGACGCGAACTCGGACTGAGCGTCACCGTCCGGCAGACCGACGCCGAGCACGAACTGCTCGGCTGGCTGCACGACGCGGCGGACGAGGGCGCTGCCGTGGTGCTCAACCCGGCCGCGTGGTCGCACTACTCGATCGCGGTCCGGGACGCCTGCGCCCTGTTGCGCGCCCCGCTGGTCGAGGTGCACATCTCCAACATCCACGCTCGGGAGGAGTTCCGGCACCACTCGGTGGTCTCGGCGGTGGCCACGGGAGTCATCTGCGGGCTCGGCGTGGACGGCTACCGCCTGGCCCTGCACCACCTGGCCACCCACCTCGACCAGGACGGCTGA
- the efp gene encoding elongation factor P yields the protein MATTNDLKNGLVLNLDGELWAVVEFQHVKPGKGGAFVRTTLKNVLSGKVVDKTFNAGTKVETATVDKRTMQYLYADGEDFVFMDMETFDQITVPGGTVGEAANYLLPEAEAIVATHEGVPLYIELSTSVVLEVTYTEPGLQGDRSTGGNKPATVETGATVNVPLFITTGEKIKVDTRDGRYLGRAS from the coding sequence ATGGCCACCACCAACGACCTGAAGAACGGCCTGGTACTCAACCTCGACGGGGAGCTCTGGGCCGTCGTCGAGTTCCAGCACGTCAAGCCCGGTAAGGGTGGTGCGTTCGTGCGTACCACGCTGAAGAACGTGCTCTCCGGCAAGGTCGTCGACAAGACCTTCAACGCGGGCACCAAGGTCGAGACCGCGACCGTGGACAAGCGCACCATGCAGTACCTCTACGCCGACGGCGAGGACTTCGTCTTCATGGACATGGAGACGTTCGACCAGATCACGGTGCCCGGCGGGACGGTCGGCGAGGCCGCCAACTATCTGCTGCCCGAGGCCGAGGCGATCGTGGCCACGCACGAGGGCGTCCCGCTGTACATCGAGCTGTCGACCTCGGTCGTGCTCGAGGTCACCTACACCGAGCCCGGCCTGCAGGGTGACCGTTCGACCGGCGGCAACAAGCCGGCGACCGTGGAGACCGGCGCGACCGTGAACGTGCCGCTCTTCATCACCACCGGCGAGAAGATCAAGGTCGACACCCGCGACGGTCGTTACCTCGGCCGCGCCTCCTGA
- the nusB gene encoding transcription antitermination factor NusB: protein MPARRKARKRALDVLFEADLRDRPPVEVLAGYIERLDKPHPEHLGYAVGLVEGVAGNLDRIDELIASYAEGWTLDRMPTVDRNLARIAVYELLYIDEIDDAVAISEAVELARQMSTDDSPRFLNGLLGRIAEYATR, encoded by the coding sequence ATGCCGGCGCGCCGCAAGGCGCGCAAGCGGGCGCTGGACGTGCTCTTCGAGGCCGACCTGCGTGATCGTCCACCGGTGGAGGTGCTCGCCGGTTACATCGAGCGGCTCGACAAGCCGCATCCCGAACACCTCGGGTACGCGGTCGGCCTGGTCGAGGGCGTGGCCGGGAACCTGGACCGGATCGACGAGCTGATCGCCAGTTACGCCGAGGGCTGGACGCTGGACCGGATGCCGACGGTCGACCGGAACCTGGCCCGGATCGCGGTCTACGAGCTGCTCTACATCGACGAGATCGACGACGCGGTGGCGATCAGTGAGGCGGTGGAGTTGGCCCGACAGATGTCGACGGACGACTCGCCACGCTTCCTCAACGGTCTGCTCGGCCGGATCGCCGAGTACGCGACCCGCTGA
- a CDS encoding transcriptional regulator: protein MPSEYAKSLGARLRSIRQQQGLSLQGVEEKSNGRWKAVVVGSYERGDRAVTVSRLAELAEFYRVPVSELLPDGSGVRHEPTSKIVLDLERLYDEASEELAYVARYARAIQQQRGDYNGRVLSIRADDLRALAIVYDASPSGLIERLTEHGVLVADPRAFFAS, encoded by the coding sequence ATGCCCTCTGAATACGCCAAGTCTCTGGGCGCCCGCCTGCGCTCCATCCGCCAGCAGCAGGGCCTGTCCCTGCAGGGCGTGGAGGAGAAGTCGAACGGGCGCTGGAAGGCGGTGGTGGTCGGCTCGTACGAGCGCGGCGACCGTGCCGTCACCGTGTCCCGTCTGGCCGAGTTGGCCGAGTTCTACCGCGTTCCCGTATCGGAGTTGCTGCCCGACGGCAGCGGAGTGCGGCACGAGCCCACCAGCAAGATCGTGCTGGACCTGGAGCGGCTCTACGACGAGGCCAGCGAGGAGCTCGCCTACGTCGCCCGGTACGCCCGCGCCATCCAGCAGCAGCGGGGCGACTACAACGGTCGGGTGCTGTCGATCCGCGCCGACGACCTGCGCGCCCTCGCCATCGTCTACGACGCCTCCCCGTCCGGCCTGATCGAGCGCCTGACCGAGCACGGTGTGCTCGTCGCCGACCCGCGGGCGTTCTTCGCCTCCTGA